In Rhinolophus sinicus isolate RSC01 linkage group LG17, ASM3656204v1, whole genome shotgun sequence, one DNA window encodes the following:
- the EIF2D gene encoding eukaryotic translation initiation factor 2D isoform X1 has product MFAKAFRVKSNTAIKGSDRRKLRADVTAAFPTLGTAQVTELVPGKEELNVVKLYTHRGEAVTVYVSGGNPVLFELEKNLYPTVYTLWSYPDLLPTFTTWPLVLEKLVGGADLMLPGLVVPPAGLPQVQKGDLCAIALVGNRAPVAVGVAAVSTSEMLTSGLKGRGFSVLHTYQDHLWQSGDKSSPPSITPLTLDPPDVTEEKRSIQADPTLQGDMRHLTLEGVEEENGEVQQRCGEKSLSEASEDPSIGGLNPDPTDSKTLQEQMDALLQQCFLHALKVRIKKADLPLLTSTLLGSHMFSCCPEGRQLDIKKSSYKKLSKFLQHMQQERIIQVEELSKGVESIVAVDWKHLRITSFVIPEPSPTSQTIQEGSREQPYHPPDIKPLYCVPASMTLLFQESGHKKGSILEGSEVRTIIINYAKKNDLVDADNKHLVKLDPILCDSILEKSEQHTVMKLPWDSLLTRCLEKLQPAYQVTFPGQEPVVKKGKICPIDITLALRSYNKKVTLVRNLEAYGLDPCAVAAILQQRCQASTTVTPVPGAKDGLQVQIQGNQVHHLSRLLLEEYQLPRKHIQGLEKAPKPGKKK; this is encoded by the exons ATGTTTGCCAAGGCCTTTCGGGTCAAGTCCAACACGGCCATCAAGGGGTCGGACAG GAGAAAGCTTCGGGCTGACGTGACAGCTGCGTTCCCCACTCTGGGGACTGCTCAGGTCACTGAGTTAGTGCCTGGAAAGGAAGAGCTCAACGTTGTGAAGTTGTACACTCACAGAGGGGAGGCCGTAACTGTGTACGTGAGTGGTGGTAACCCCGTCCTATTTGAACTGGAGAAAAATCTATATCCGACAG TATACACCCTGTGGTCCTATCCTGATCTTCTACCAACGTTCACAACATGGCCTCTGGTGCTCGAAAAACTGGTGGGGGGAGCAG ACTTGATGCTGCCAGGACTAGTCGTGCCCCCTGCTGGTCTGCCTCAGGTACAGAAGGGTGACCTCTGTGCCATTGCCTTGGTGGGGAACAG AGCCCCCGTTGCCGTCGGAGTGGCTGCCGTGTCCACATCTGAGATGCTGACTTCAGGCCTGAAAGGAAGGGGCTTCTCTGTGCTCCACACCTACCAGGACCACTTGTG GCAATCTGGAGACAAGTCCTCTCCACCTTCCATCACCCCACTGACCCTGGATCCCCCAGATGTCACTGAAGAGAAGAGGTCTATCCAGGCGGACCCCACCCTGCAGGGAGATATGAGGCACCTGACCCTGGAGGGAGTGGAGGAGGAGAATGGGGAGGTTCAGCAGAGGTGTGGGGAAAAGAGCCTGTCAGAAGCCTCAGAAGATCCCAGCATCGGGGGCCTGAACCCAGACCCCACAGACAGCAAGACCCTTCAAG AACAAATGGATGCACTGTTACAGCAATGCTTCTTACATGCTTTGAAAGTCCGGATCAAAAAGGCTGACCTCCCATTACTCACCAGCACGCTCCTTGGTAGCCACATGTTCTCCTGCTG CCCTGAAGGACGACAACTGGACATAAAGAAGTCAAGCTACAAAAAG CTCTCTAAGTTCCTGCAGCACATGCAGCAGGAGCGGATTATACAGGTGGAGGAGCTGAGCAAAGGGGTGGAGAGCATCGTGGCTGTGGACTGGAAACATCTGAG GATCACATCTTTCGTCATACCCGAACCCTCCCCGACCTCCCAGACTATCCAGGAGGGTAGCAGGGAACAGCCCTATCACCCTCCAGATATAAAACCCCTCTACTGTGTCCCAGCCAGCATGACACTGCTCTTCCAGGAGTCTGGCCACAA GAAGGGGAGCATTCTCGAGGGCAGTGAAGTCCGAACGATCATCATTAACTACGCCAAGAAAAACGACCTGGTGGATGCAGACAACAAACA tCTCGTGAAATTGGATCCCATCCTATGTGACAGCATCTTAGAGAAGAGTGAACAGCACACAGTTATGAAGCTTCCATGGGACAGTCTGCTGACCAG ATGTTTGGAGAAATTGCAGCCTGCCTATCAAGTGACCTTTCCCGGGCAAGAGCCGGTTGTGAAGAAAGGCAAAATCTGCCCAATTGACATCACCCTAGCACTGAGATCTTATAATAAAAAG GTGACCCTGGTCCGGAACTTGGAGGCCTATGGTCTGGACCCTTGTGCGGTGGCTGCCATACTGCAGCAGCGATGCCAGGCTAGCACCACTGTCACGCCTGTCCCTGGGGCCAAGGACGGCCTGCAGGTCCAGATCCAGGGAAACCAGGTCCACCACCTCAGCCGACTGTTGCTTG AAGAATATCAGCTTCCTCGAAAACACATCCAAGGCCTAGAAAAGGCCCCCAAACCTGGCAAGAAGAAGTGA
- the EIF2D gene encoding eukaryotic translation initiation factor 2D isoform X3: MLPGLVVPPAGLPQVQKGDLCAIALVGNRAPVAVGVAAVSTSEMLTSGLKGRGFSVLHTYQDHLWQSGDKSSPPSITPLTLDPPDVTEEKRSIQADPTLQGDMRHLTLEGVEEENGEVQQRCGEKSLSEASEDPSIGGLNPDPTDSKTLQEQMDALLQQCFLHALKVRIKKADLPLLTSTLLGSHMFSCCPEGRQLDIKKSSYKKLSKFLQHMQQERIIQVEELSKGVESIVAVDWKHLRITSFVIPEPSPTSQTIQEGSREQPYHPPDIKPLYCVPASMTLLFQESGHKKGSILEGSEVRTIIINYAKKNDLVDADNKHLVKLDPILCDSILEKSEQHTVMKLPWDSLLTRCLEKLQPAYQVTFPGQEPVVKKGKICPIDITLALRSYNKKVTLVRNLEAYGLDPCAVAAILQQRCQASTTVTPVPGAKDGLQVQIQGNQVHHLSRLLLEEYQLPRKHIQGLEKAPKPGKKK, translated from the exons ATGCTGCCAGGACTAGTCGTGCCCCCTGCTGGTCTGCCTCAGGTACAGAAGGGTGACCTCTGTGCCATTGCCTTGGTGGGGAACAG AGCCCCCGTTGCCGTCGGAGTGGCTGCCGTGTCCACATCTGAGATGCTGACTTCAGGCCTGAAAGGAAGGGGCTTCTCTGTGCTCCACACCTACCAGGACCACTTGTG GCAATCTGGAGACAAGTCCTCTCCACCTTCCATCACCCCACTGACCCTGGATCCCCCAGATGTCACTGAAGAGAAGAGGTCTATCCAGGCGGACCCCACCCTGCAGGGAGATATGAGGCACCTGACCCTGGAGGGAGTGGAGGAGGAGAATGGGGAGGTTCAGCAGAGGTGTGGGGAAAAGAGCCTGTCAGAAGCCTCAGAAGATCCCAGCATCGGGGGCCTGAACCCAGACCCCACAGACAGCAAGACCCTTCAAG AACAAATGGATGCACTGTTACAGCAATGCTTCTTACATGCTTTGAAAGTCCGGATCAAAAAGGCTGACCTCCCATTACTCACCAGCACGCTCCTTGGTAGCCACATGTTCTCCTGCTG CCCTGAAGGACGACAACTGGACATAAAGAAGTCAAGCTACAAAAAG CTCTCTAAGTTCCTGCAGCACATGCAGCAGGAGCGGATTATACAGGTGGAGGAGCTGAGCAAAGGGGTGGAGAGCATCGTGGCTGTGGACTGGAAACATCTGAG GATCACATCTTTCGTCATACCCGAACCCTCCCCGACCTCCCAGACTATCCAGGAGGGTAGCAGGGAACAGCCCTATCACCCTCCAGATATAAAACCCCTCTACTGTGTCCCAGCCAGCATGACACTGCTCTTCCAGGAGTCTGGCCACAA GAAGGGGAGCATTCTCGAGGGCAGTGAAGTCCGAACGATCATCATTAACTACGCCAAGAAAAACGACCTGGTGGATGCAGACAACAAACA tCTCGTGAAATTGGATCCCATCCTATGTGACAGCATCTTAGAGAAGAGTGAACAGCACACAGTTATGAAGCTTCCATGGGACAGTCTGCTGACCAG ATGTTTGGAGAAATTGCAGCCTGCCTATCAAGTGACCTTTCCCGGGCAAGAGCCGGTTGTGAAGAAAGGCAAAATCTGCCCAATTGACATCACCCTAGCACTGAGATCTTATAATAAAAAG GTGACCCTGGTCCGGAACTTGGAGGCCTATGGTCTGGACCCTTGTGCGGTGGCTGCCATACTGCAGCAGCGATGCCAGGCTAGCACCACTGTCACGCCTGTCCCTGGGGCCAAGGACGGCCTGCAGGTCCAGATCCAGGGAAACCAGGTCCACCACCTCAGCCGACTGTTGCTTG AAGAATATCAGCTTCCTCGAAAACACATCCAAGGCCTAGAAAAGGCCCCCAAACCTGGCAAGAAGAAGTGA
- the EIF2D gene encoding eukaryotic translation initiation factor 2D isoform X2, with translation MFAKAFRVKSNTAIKGSDRRKLRADVTAAFPTLGTAQVTELVPGKEELNVVKLYTHRGEAVTVYVSGGNPVLFELEKNLYPTVYTLWSYPDLLPTFTTWPLVLEKLVGGADLMLPGLVVPPAGLPQVQKGDLCAIALVGNRAPVAVGVAAVSTSEMLTSGLKGRGFSVLHTYQDHLWQSGDKSSPPSITPLTLDPPDVTEEKRSIQADPTLQGDMRHLTLEGVEEENGEVQQRCGEKSLSEASEDPSIGGLNPDPTDSKTLQEQMDALLQQCFLHALKVRIKKADLPLLTSTLLGSHMFSCCPEGRQLDIKKSSYKKLSKFLQHMQQERIIQVEELSKGVESIVAVDWKHLRKGSILEGSEVRTIIINYAKKNDLVDADNKHLVKLDPILCDSILEKSEQHTVMKLPWDSLLTRCLEKLQPAYQVTFPGQEPVVKKGKICPIDITLALRSYNKKVTLVRNLEAYGLDPCAVAAILQQRCQASTTVTPVPGAKDGLQVQIQGNQVHHLSRLLLEEYQLPRKHIQGLEKAPKPGKKK, from the exons ATGTTTGCCAAGGCCTTTCGGGTCAAGTCCAACACGGCCATCAAGGGGTCGGACAG GAGAAAGCTTCGGGCTGACGTGACAGCTGCGTTCCCCACTCTGGGGACTGCTCAGGTCACTGAGTTAGTGCCTGGAAAGGAAGAGCTCAACGTTGTGAAGTTGTACACTCACAGAGGGGAGGCCGTAACTGTGTACGTGAGTGGTGGTAACCCCGTCCTATTTGAACTGGAGAAAAATCTATATCCGACAG TATACACCCTGTGGTCCTATCCTGATCTTCTACCAACGTTCACAACATGGCCTCTGGTGCTCGAAAAACTGGTGGGGGGAGCAG ACTTGATGCTGCCAGGACTAGTCGTGCCCCCTGCTGGTCTGCCTCAGGTACAGAAGGGTGACCTCTGTGCCATTGCCTTGGTGGGGAACAG AGCCCCCGTTGCCGTCGGAGTGGCTGCCGTGTCCACATCTGAGATGCTGACTTCAGGCCTGAAAGGAAGGGGCTTCTCTGTGCTCCACACCTACCAGGACCACTTGTG GCAATCTGGAGACAAGTCCTCTCCACCTTCCATCACCCCACTGACCCTGGATCCCCCAGATGTCACTGAAGAGAAGAGGTCTATCCAGGCGGACCCCACCCTGCAGGGAGATATGAGGCACCTGACCCTGGAGGGAGTGGAGGAGGAGAATGGGGAGGTTCAGCAGAGGTGTGGGGAAAAGAGCCTGTCAGAAGCCTCAGAAGATCCCAGCATCGGGGGCCTGAACCCAGACCCCACAGACAGCAAGACCCTTCAAG AACAAATGGATGCACTGTTACAGCAATGCTTCTTACATGCTTTGAAAGTCCGGATCAAAAAGGCTGACCTCCCATTACTCACCAGCACGCTCCTTGGTAGCCACATGTTCTCCTGCTG CCCTGAAGGACGACAACTGGACATAAAGAAGTCAAGCTACAAAAAG CTCTCTAAGTTCCTGCAGCACATGCAGCAGGAGCGGATTATACAGGTGGAGGAGCTGAGCAAAGGGGTGGAGAGCATCGTGGCTGTGGACTGGAAACATCTGAG GAAGGGGAGCATTCTCGAGGGCAGTGAAGTCCGAACGATCATCATTAACTACGCCAAGAAAAACGACCTGGTGGATGCAGACAACAAACA tCTCGTGAAATTGGATCCCATCCTATGTGACAGCATCTTAGAGAAGAGTGAACAGCACACAGTTATGAAGCTTCCATGGGACAGTCTGCTGACCAG ATGTTTGGAGAAATTGCAGCCTGCCTATCAAGTGACCTTTCCCGGGCAAGAGCCGGTTGTGAAGAAAGGCAAAATCTGCCCAATTGACATCACCCTAGCACTGAGATCTTATAATAAAAAG GTGACCCTGGTCCGGAACTTGGAGGCCTATGGTCTGGACCCTTGTGCGGTGGCTGCCATACTGCAGCAGCGATGCCAGGCTAGCACCACTGTCACGCCTGTCCCTGGGGCCAAGGACGGCCTGCAGGTCCAGATCCAGGGAAACCAGGTCCACCACCTCAGCCGACTGTTGCTTG AAGAATATCAGCTTCCTCGAAAACACATCCAAGGCCTAGAAAAGGCCCCCAAACCTGGCAAGAAGAAGTGA